GCTCCACTGTCTAAAGAAACTGAAAAAGGTCAAGCCAACCACAGACTCAAGCTTTTTGAGTAATAATGGAGAGTGCTTACTGCAGCGAGCCTCTGGAAAAAACATAGTCACATTGATTTTTGTTAATCACCAAAGATGCAGCACACTCCATGCCAGTATAGCCACCACCGATAACACCAGTTTTCCCATTGGAGCTTGATTGGATAGCAGTGGCAAGCCTGTTTGCGTCGTTCAGATGTCGCAAGTAACAAACGTTTTCAGCATCTGAGCCTTCCACTTCGAGCTTCAACGCCTGCTTTCACAATTCACACGTGACAATAGTTAGGCCACAATTTTGCAGTTCAAAGCTTTacaattgcaaaaaaaaaaaaaaaaaaagtattacaaAACCATTGACTACATCTTATAGGGATGGTAAGTAATAACAGATTGTAACATCTCATGGATGATAACTTGATTATTGTGCAATCCATACCCTGGCACCTGTTGCAATGATCCGGAACTTGTAACTTGTAATTTGTAACTCAAAGCTAGTTATTCAAATTTTCTAGCTTTGCAAGCTTCTCATTTTAAGAAACTCAGATATTGCTAACTATtttcaaacatatataaatatattagttatataCATAAACAATACGCAAAGTTTAAGGAAAGATGAAGAGAAAAAATTGTCATATCTGCCTCGAAGATCTTTACGTGGGTTTAGGCTACCAGAATTGCATGCACAAATTCCTCCGTCGCTACATCAATAAACTGTCTTTTTCACGCATCATAAGCAAATTAGCCTCTTCTAACATACATGTCCACTACAAAAATTtagatatctaaaatataatgggTGCACATGCACCCCTAGTCGTAAATGTAGCTTCCCCCCTGCTTTGTTCTTCTGTACATCGCAATAGTAACAACAATATTTGAGTTCAATTATAGAGTAGTATGTATTAGTTTGCTACCCTTGTTTCAATTTCTCTGTACATTTCAGGTTAAAAGCCTCTTTTTAATCCAGTGATTTAATTAAGGGTTATTAATGCTTGTACATCAGGTCTAGAGTTCAAACACCAGAAGGTCTGtggtttcactacaagaaaacatattttttacgatggcagtattcgttgtaaattcgtcgtaaaccgggtgttacgacgaattaacctcGAAAGACGTTTCTTTGTTAAAACGACTGTCGTTatggaggtttcgtcgtaaatgactcgtcacgtttacgacgaaatatattcctcgtaaagcgcagggaaagtattcgtcgtaaacgacacgtaagaCTTCGtggtaaagcccacgtaatgatttcgatgtaaagcacacgtaaacatTTTCGTTGTAAAGAAcacgtaaacatttcgatgtaaaacgctcgtaaatctttcgatgttaatcactcgtaaacattcgatgtaaactccatgtaatgtttacgagggtttacatcgattcttattatattattagtagtatataataaatttgaatttatatttaatattcgaaatttaaaatattttaaattttaaaacgaaatatgaaaatgaaaaacatatttataaaaagcatttaaaagtcaaacaatatttaaattcataatacaaacaaaaatataaaaaaaattacatattgtCGAAGTAGTCGGTGGGATTGCTCTGCTGTTGACGGTTTGGATCAGACTCTTCGGGATTTCGTGATGGCAACCCAAGAGCGgatcgtctctcactcaacattatCTGCATAGTCGGGTTTCCCAccgccatcacgtctagcagatcctcaagagagtctaaacgaacctgctggctatccattcgagctttcatctgagaagtctcttcatcccgtctcgaagtgtatgacaaAGTTGTCCTttcaacttcgttaacagagcctatgcCGACTATtagtcccttctttttaggagccacctataaaattaaaacatatattaatatagttagttatgttaaaatattaaaaataacgtaaacaaaaattttaagttgtacctcttcgaagattatGTCGGCCTCTTCGGTGGTCAATGTAATTGGTAGTACATCGGGAGACTGCTGGGTTAGTTttgtctcccgttcttcaatccgagcaGCCACTGcatggaagagtttctcagatgcaggatccacaaaaactctgtcagatgtggcgtgagtcatcttgaatagctcaaacagagatggtaagactcccgtcttctctaactacaaaaaaaaaatcaaatattaaaatttaaattaattgaaaattttaaaataaatattaaaaacaaaacttacagcttctagacggattcCTGCATgtggtttttgtccggttctgtgaatcatgggcaaatgaccatatTTATCCTTCGTTCTTCGAGAAGCAGAGCACGAATTgacctttttgatcgaagagggtagtttccaataggcgatgaggccatcccacacatccgtcgtgagctcagtggacttttcctcatacccgtagatctcccacttgtacttccaatcggagactgtgttgcaAAGGCGggtctttgcctttgcaacgaattccctcttcaccctctcggtgattcccaatgACCAATGCCACCTTTGCTTAAACacaaaatttttgaagaaattacaattaataataaatattttaaaataaaaaataatatttaaaagtgataatttaattaaatttaaaaatcttaccgcaaaaaaTTTAATCcaagtgatcttaacgtgatttggtgtcatgctccagttcggatatgccccgtcgtagtagcCTTTAATCATCgctgaaacgctccggctaacacggttgttagccccgaacctgaaacaaaaaaaacaatttaattgttagaaaataaaaataatttaaattttaatgtaataaaaaattaataacttaccaataagttcttcggggtctatcggggtctagaacttCCAGACCCTCCTGTctaggctgggcaagcaaatcctccaccgtatatctcgcgtatggtgcatatgaaggcacacgcaaatctgGATGAACTGCACCTGCTGGGGCAGGCTGAGGTGCatccgctggaggaggaggtggagacATCTGCGGAGGTCTAGAGTTCAAACACTAGAAGGTctgtggtttttttttaaaaaaaaaattatgcagattatggagaaaaaaaattacaagagGTCTTCAGCATAGTGCATGGCATATCATTGAACATGGATCTTATAGAGCAGTTCAAAATGACGCAGTCAGACATATATTCTCGTATGATTCTCAGTgttgtaataacataattaatcgaacgttaaaagaaaagaaatgaatAACTAGAGAGTATGTTCATGCCGTATCCAAAAGATGTGTCGATCGTGAAGCGATCCTGCTTGTCGGGTTGTGAAGTCttggtttttgttttcgtgTGTGGGTGTGGGTGTTATCGTTCGGCAGGCCATAGACGGCAACGATAAATCCGAGTTGAGAAGACTTGGTGTCTTAGGGTTCTATAAGTGGATAGTATCGTTTGGCGGGCCGAGAGCAGCAACGATATATTCAGAATATTGTCTTCTGCTATGTAGGAGGATACTGCAATGAATTGTCTTATGTTCTATGAATTGTCTTATGTTTTTGAGTAGATCGGTCTAAGTTTATGTGTTTTATTTGTGGTTTATAGTTTCTTGTCCGGCTTGGTATGTTCGTAAGCTACCCCGATGTGGGTTTTAGTCGCATTTCCTTGGGCTCTTGTGTTTGGAGATGTTCTGTTATCCGCCGGTTGATGTATCCAATGTTGTATTCTTCCGTTGAATGAAAATATTATgggatggaaaaaaaaaactagaccgGATCCGTTAGCCCAATGGGCTTAATCATATATTTGAGGtttaataaatcaataaaacttaattggtaaatatattttagaaaaaatatgatagttttcaaattttgtaaCAATTAAACTGCCCATTTTTAAAAAGCTTTTCACATACAGTATaagctttattttcttttcctcaTGAGGAATTTATTCTAATCCCACTTTcatgatgatttttttaaactttttatttacttagtTCTTTTGTCTTTCATTTTTGGaatttgaaaatatgaaaaaggtGGTTTGTGCTGTTGGAAAATGATTTTGTAAatgaaattttagttttatcagTTTAAAATCTTAATCAAAAGTCAAATTACAAGTCAGGATTTGATATTTGTTGACCTATTTTTCTGTGTTAGTCattatattacaaaagaaacattTGGGGACTCTAAATCTACGGTTTCCACTACAGTCACGccttccttctccttcttcttcttcttcctcgtcgctTCCGCACCTCTGAACCTCTGAGATCTCCACAGAATCGAATCATATATACAGAGAGAGTTCTCTTTCGAAGTTACAAGTGTGTAAATGACCACTAAGTTTTGAGTTGGATCATAGTGTTTGTGATTAGGTTTTTTGAATCGAGAATGGTGTTCAAGAACAAGCTCTTCTTCTCCTCAAAAAAATCCGGATCGTCGAGCCCCGATAGCTCCAACAGCCCCAGATCCGTCGGCTCCAACTCTCCTAATCCATCAGACAAGAAGAAGTCCAAATCCGCTTCCAAGGATGAATCCCCAATCTCTAGCCCGAGCTCCCTCGGCGGCTTCGGTTGCAAGCAGGCGTCGTCGATTAAAGACGGTTTGAAGAAGAATAAGGGAAAAGAAGTTCCGTCTCCTCACTCTATCGGAAAATCGAACTTGTCTCCGAAGAACGAAGGAGGACCGGCGTTTGTTTCTCCGATCATGGCGTCGTCTCTGGGATTGAACCGGATCAAGACGAGATCGGGGCCTTTGCCTCGGGAAAGTGTTTTCAATTTTCGGAGTGATGAGAAAACTCCGCCGCTGCTGTGTACGAGTAAGCTCTCGAAGATGGCTACTGATACTGGCTCTGGTTCAGGTTCGGGTTCAGCTACGTCTGGATTTGGTAGCGGGGATAAGAAGAAGGAAGCTGGGAGTGTGATGCTGAGGTTTGAAGAGAACATGAGTCGCGCTCAAGCGAGTGATCGTGATAGTAGTATGTCTCCTGATACTGGAGGACCACCGAAGAGCCTCAGCCCTACGTTGCCGCCTTCAGGATCTCGATTGCAGAATGCAGCATCCTCATCGGGAGCTGGTAAGTCCTCAACATCTTGAAATCGTTGGTGGGAGAAACGGTGTTCAATTTAAATTCGATTAAAAGACATAGAAACGTCTTGAGAATTTTCTGTATGATTAGAGTCTTATGCTATGAGAATGTTAGTTTTAAGGATGAGCATCCGTGTGTGTTAATAACTGGAGCTTATCACCAGTCACCACCTCTGGCACATCTTGCTCTGAATAGTATCTCGATATTGTATGTCTTCTGTTGGTTCTTCAGTTCTTGTTACTCAAGTTTTCTTATGGTTGTACTTCGCAGGCCGATCTGGCCCTATTAAAAGTTCAGACTTCTGCACCCCAGAGGTACCCCATTCTCCATCATATGGATATTTTAGTGTAGTTTGTGCTGTGTATTACGCTTAACTGATCTTTTTTGCCTTGAcgtctatctttttttttaagaattcgTATGAATGGGAAAATCCAAAAGAGTCAGAGTCACCGCGTTATCAAGCATTACTTCGTATGACCAGTGCTCCTCGGAAGAGGTTTCCTGGTGACATCAAAAGCTTTTCTCATGAGCTGAATTCAAAAGGTGTACGGCCCTTTCCATTGTGGAAGCCTCGTAGGTCGAACAATGTGGAGGTATTGAAGAGGCTCCGATCTCTATTAATCCGTGTGAGTTTTTTTTCCGTGTGCAGAAGCTAATACTCTGTCTTTTCCAGGAAATATTGGTTCTCATTCGGGCCAAATTTGATAAAGCAAAGGAAGAAGTAAACTCTGACCTTAAGGTATTTGCTGCGGACCTGGTGGGAATTCTTGAGAAAAATGCAGAAAGCCATCCTGAGTGGGAGGAAACATTTGAAGACTTATTAATTTTGGCTCGCAGTTGTGCTATGACTACTCCTGGAGATTTCTGGCTTCAGTGTGAAGGCATAGTTCAAGATTTAGATGATAGACGTCAAGAGCTTCCTCAGGGCGTTCTCAAACAGCTTCATACTCGGATGCTTTTTATACTTACCAGATGTACGAGATTGCTACAGTTTCATAAGGAAAGTTGGGGAGAAGAGGAACAAGTTGTACAACTACGTCAGTCCAGAGTTTTGCATTCTATAGAAAAAATACCTCCCAGCGGACCAGGAAGGAGTTCAAGTGCTGCAAAGGTCTTAAAGATGCCACCATCCACCAAGAAAGCTTATAGTCAGGAGCAGCGTGGTTTGCAGTGGAaggaggacgtggttgtacgCTCAGTTCCTCCCCTCTCTCCTCCTGAAAATGATGTTCTTAAAGAATCTGAATCTCCTGCAAACATTGATAGAATGTCTTCGTGGAAGAAACTTCCATCTCCAGTACTAAAAACTGTGAAAGAAGCGCCAGCATTAGAAGAGCAGAATCATAACAAAGTTGAACCTTCAAATCTGGTTAGAAATCGACATGCGGCTGTCTCTACTCTCAGCGGCCCGCCTGCAAAAGATTCTCATGAACATTCCCCCAAGCATCGGCACAATATATCTTGGGGTTACTGGGGGGAACAGCCACTTGTTTCGGAAGAAAGTTCAATAATGTGCCGTATCTGTGAGGAGGAGGTTCCCACTACCCATGTTGAAGATCACTCTAGAATTTGTACATTAGCTGATAAATATGACCAGAAAGGACTGAGTGTTGATGAGCGGCTTATGGCAGTTGCTGGAACTCTAGACAAGATAGCAGAGACCTTCAGGCATAAGGATAGCCTAGCAGCTGGAGAAAGCCCAGATGGTATGAAAGTATCCAATTCAAATTTGACTCAAGAGTGTGATGTTCTCTCGCCAAGGTTGAGTGATTGGTCGCGGAGAGGGTCAGAAGACATGCTTGACTGTCTCCCAGAGACTGATAATTCAGTTTTTATGGATGATCTAAGAGGTTTACCCTTAATGTCATGTAAAACCCGTTTTGGCTCCAAGTCTGATCAAGGCATGACAACCTCATCTGCCAGTAGCATGACTCCTAGATCCCCAATTCCGACCCCTAGACCTGATCCAATTGAAATGATTCTAGGAGGCAAGGGTACTTTCCATGATCACGATGAATATCCACAGGTTTGTGATGGTTGTGTTCCATCCTAAATTGTCTTGTCTTTCGTTATTAAATATTTCTCTGATAGAAACTCTTGATGCAGATGAGCGAACTTGCTGACATTGCAAAATGTGCAGCAGATGCCATTCCGGGTGATGAACAATCAATTCCATTTCTACTTTCTTGTCTTGGGGATCTGAGGGTTGTCATAGACCGTAGTAAGTTTGATGCCCTTACAGTAGAGACTTTTGGGACTCGCATAGAAAAGTTAATCCGGTGAGTTTCTTGTGTTATTTTGGGCATGAGATCTTCCTAAGTCcctctctcttccttttttACGTTCATGTATAATCTGTAGATGTTTTATGATGTTTCTTCATTATGTAGGGAGAAATATCTGCAGATCTGTGAACTTCTGGATGATGAAAAAGTTGACTTATCAAGCACTGTAATTGATGAAGATGCTCCTTTAGAAGATGATGTTGTTCGAGGCTTGAGGACCAGTCCAGTACACCCGCGCGACCGCACATCCATAGATGATTTTGAGATAATAAAACCAATAAGTCGGGGAGCTTTTGGGAGAGTTTTTTTGGCTAAAAAGAAAGCAACAGGAGATCTATTTGCAATCaaggtaaaatatattttgcgtTTGCTCTCTCTTagttctcttttcttttgttaaaaataaaaattgtagttACGATGACGTGGATGGCAAACTCTTTAGTTTGGATTTTCTCTAATCTTGTGTTGTATTGTCTGTTATACTCTTCAGGTTCTGAAAAAGGCAGATATGATCCGCAAGAATGCTGTTGAAAGTATACTAGCCGAACGTGATATTTTGATCAATGTCCGCAATCCCTTTGTGGTGAGCAGGTCTAACCTTTAAGCACATTCTTTGGATAGATCTACATCTTTAAACGTAACTTTTTTGAGCAGGTACGTTTCTTCTATTCTTTCACATGCCGGGACAACCTGTATCTTGTGATGGAGTATTTGAATGGAGGGGACCTGTATTCGTTATTGAGAAATTTGGGTTGCTTAGAGGAAGATATTGTCCGTGTGTATATTGCCGAAGTTGTAAGTTCTGCATGCTTATTTTCAAGTCATGAAAGTTATAGGAAGTGATTCCATGATCAATTTATTTTCAGGTCCTTGCTTTGGAGTATTTGCATTCTGAGGGTGTTGTTCATCGTGATTTGAAGCCTGATAATTTGTTGATTGCGCATGATGGTCATATTAAGGTATGTTCCAATTGTTAGAACTCTCTTCGGCCATCTTTTGGGAATAAATGGTTACCATAATGGTTATTAAGAATACTTTGGTTGTCTTGCTATTTGAGGATTAGGAGATTGTGTCCCGATCTTAGCAATAAATTCTCAGTATCACTGCGTTTTTTCTGATTTGTTTCGTTTTATTGAACAGTTGACAGATTTTGGGCTTTCCAAAGTTGGTCTCATCAACAGCACCGATGACCTGTCTGGTCCTGGGATATCTCTGCTTGATGAGGAGGAATCACGATTACCGACATCCGAGCATCAGCTTGAAAGGCGCAAGAAACGGTCTGCTGTGGGTACTCCTGATTACTTAGCTCCAGAAATTCTTTTGGGGACGGGACATGGTGCGTTCTAATCTTGGTGTATGCTTATCTTTTATTCAAAAATTGTTTTCGAGTAGAATGATTGGTATTCGGCTGGGTTGGTTACCGAGCCAGGAAAAAAATACGGCTCTACAAAATCTGTTTCTGCATAATAATTACATGCTTAGTAGTTAGTACGCTGGACTACCGAGTTTCAGATATTTATGTTTCGTTCATATTGACATATACTTGCAATATTTTTTCAGCTGCAACTGCGGATTGGTGGTCTGTTGGAATCATTCTGTTTGAACTCATTGTGGGAATTCCACCTTTCAATGCTGAGCAACCTCAGGTGAGAGACCAATCATTTTGTGCTGGCTTCTATACTCCtgtaaattatatatgaaattattagTTATGTTTCTAGGTTTATTTGCATTTTTATTTTggcttttaatatttatttgcaTGTTCTTTGGTTTGTTGTAGCAAATATTTGACAATATTCTCAATCGTAACATACCATGGCCTCATGTCCCGGAAGAAATGAGTGCTGAAGCCCACGATATTATAGACCGGTAAGATAtattctctctccctctctctctttctaattATACGCTTCACACTAGGGTCGCTTCCAAAATCATCAGTTGTGCAATAGAAAACATTGATGAACAACTCTTTTCTGGTCATCATATTGAGTAACTATCTGTTTCGCAAATTTCCAAAGTAAATGAACATTTTAAGGACGTTTGATTCAAATTCTGTGTTTCCATATACAAAATAGAATCTTTGCTCTATAGATAAACGACAGGTTATCGTCAGTAACGTCATgtcatcttctctttctagaTTTTTAACAGAAGATCCTCATCTGAGACTTGGAGCTAGAGGTGCTGCTGAGGTAAAAAACGGATGTCTTTTCTGTGATTACTTGTTCCAGTTTGCTGTAAACTTTTATTGAAAAAAAGTTCATTGTACAGGTCAAGCAGCACGTCTTCTTTAAAGACATCAACTGGGATACACTAGCAAGGCAAAAGGtgcctttttctttttaatatatatgatttgcaGAAGCGGATCTTCGTGGCGTATACAAAGTTTTAACGCTAGTTTTCTTTAGGCTGCATTTGTTCCAGCTTCAGAGAGTGCAATTGACACTAGTTACTTCAGAAGTCGCTACTCGTGGAACACATCGGATGAGCAATTTTTCCCATCGGGTGAGGTTCAAGATTATAGTGATGCTGATAGCTTGAGTGGCAGCAGTGGTTGCTCGAGCAGCGGTCATGAGGAGGGAGAGGTAACATTCATTGATCCACTCTTTGAATTCAACCTCCTTAaatatagttgaaaaaaaaaactcgtttTCTTTAATGTTCTGtaaatgtaaataatttcaCCAAAATGGATCAAAATGGTGGGTGGTACACAGGTTGAAGAAAGCGACGGACAAGCAGAGTCCGAGTCTGGCGTACCTGTGGATTACTCTTTCAGTAATTTCTCGTTTAAGGTAATTAGCACATGACTTGCCTGTTAAGAACCAGTTTTGTGCGAGTATACAAGTCTATTTAGTTGTTGATTTTAGGATTGAGTTCTATGTTAATACATGTTTACTAAGCTCTTCTTTTCATGGTTTTGCAGAACCTGTCGCAGTTGGCATCAATCAACTACGATCTTCTATCTAAAGGCTGGAAAGATGAACCACAACCAAACTCGCGTCCCAAGTAATAATGCTTATTACAATTTGGCCAAAGCCAAGCCTTTCTAAAGCCAAACCAAATGTTCATGAAAATGCAAAACTGAGGTGTATATTTATCACAGAGACGgaatatcaaatattattttgacaaaaaaaaaatcaatatatgaTATGACAACTAAATCCCTTGGTAGTGTGACAGAAGTCTTcagtcgttttttttttttttggtcaaaatctTCAGTCGTTTTTATACACAAATTATTAACAAACAAAATCGGTGAGATGGAATTCAATCAAACGCGTTAAAGGAAACATTGTCTCATTTCCTTTCATCAGACGGAAACATAATACTTATACATTTTCAGCATGAAATGGTTAATAACTTCATATCATAAAAGGTACTAATTATATGTCCTCTTTTGGGCTGCAAACTAATGGTATGAAAGAGACAAAAAGCTGAAACAATACTGAAATAAAAGTTAAAGTTAAAAGCACTAATAATTACAACTTCAACGAACTCATCATTATCAGTGCCCCAGTCCACACAcatgagaaaaaaagaaaaagaaaaccaaaattaagAAACTAATTAACGACCCCAACTCTAATTCCCCGCCATATTCTTAAACTAACATTTCACATTTAGAGAAAAAGACATCAGCAAACGCCGCGTTTCATGCCATCGTTCACACTAGTGAACCTCTCGAGCCTCCTTGCATCCATGGGTCTAGAGAACCTGATCCGAACCCGATTGGCGCAACTCCTGGATCCTCCTCACCACCTCCACCATTACTGGCCTTTTGTCAGGGTGCTGCTCCGTACACTCAATCCCCAGCTGCAGCATCTCCTCCATCTCTCCTTCCACCACCGTCTCCAAACTCATCAGCTCCGAGTCGAAAACCTCACTCCTCCACGCCTCCTTCCCCACCGAATGCACCCACCTCGCCAAGTCCATCCCTTCCTCATTCATCACCGAGTTAGACGGCGCTTTTCCCGTCAGCAGCTCTAGCAGCACCACACCGAAGCTGTACACATCCGCCTTCTGCGAAACACGCCTCGGATCAGTTACTTCAGGCGCACGGTACCCGGTAACACGGTTTGTAGTTGTGGTCGAAGAGCCGACGAGCTGAGCCAAACCGAAGTCAGAGAGTCGTGCATCGTGAGAGTTTGTTAAGAGGATGTTGGAAGACTTGACGTTCCCATGAGAAGTTAACGGATCTTGTGAATGAAGATAGTCTAGTCCACGAGCAGCTCCAAGGGCGATACGTGACCGAACTTCCCAGTCCAGTGGACTCCGTCCTGCGCCTTTGTTTCCTGTAACGTAGCAATCACATTAAGCACAACACACACATCCAAGGCTAAGTACTGTGCCCATTTTATTCACACAATCGTTAATATAATCACATAACCATTAACAAAACTCTCACCGTGTAAGAGAGCAGACAAGCTTCCGATAGGCATGAAGTCATACACAAGCAGCTTCTCGTCTCCACTGTAATAATAAGCTCTCAACGGCACCAAGTTCTCATGATCCATCGCCCCAACAACCTCAATCTTCTCCTTGAACTCTCTATCCGCCATCGTCACATCCTTCAGCCTCTTCACAGCCACCATCGTCGCCGCGTCAAGCACCGCCTTGTACGCCGTCCCGAACGTCCCCTTCCCCAAAACCTCCGCAGAAGCTCTCAACAGATCCTCCAGCTCGAACACCTTCGTAGCGTTCCCAAAGAACACCAACTTCCTCGTCGTCCCTGAACCGTTCACTTCCGCGTTCCCCGTCACAGCCGCCTCGTATCCACTCTCCGTCGCTGCTTCCACCGCCGCTTTCTCCCCGGGAGATTCGATATCAAGCTGCTTGGTGGTTCTTCCAAGGTCGACGTCCCTCGTCCTATCGCTCCCCTTCTTATTCCCGAAGAGAGCCATCAGAATCATAACAACCACGAAGAACACAACCACGCAACCAATCACTATCCCAGCGATCGCTCCCCCGGAAAGCTTCCCCTTTTCCCTCTTCCCATCACTCCCTGGAATGTTCCCGACAGAAATAGGCTGACTCGGCACAGTTCCTTCATTATTACAAACACCAAGCGGTTTCCCGCATAGAGAAGTCCCCAAGAACGAATCGGAATCGAATCTCTGAAGACTCTTGGGTATAGATCCGTTCAACAAGTTGTTAGAAACATTAAACTGATCCAAACCCAAGCCCATATCCACTAAAGGCCCAGAGAGCTTGTTGTTCTCTAAGTACAGAGTCTTGAGCCTCGTGAGGTTCTTGAACCCCGAAGATATCTCTCCGGAGAAACCGTTATCTCCAAGATCCAGCCTCACGAGGTTGCTGAGGCTGAACAAGACCTCCGGTATCTCGCCGGAGAATCTGTTCCCCTGGAGGTAGAGCCGCCGGAGGTCTGAGCAGCTGCCGAGATCTAACGGGAGCGTTCCGGTTAGAGCGTTGAGACGGAGGCTGAGGGTCCGGAGATTGGTTAAGTTACCGAAAATACCCTCCGGTATCTGGCCGGAGAGCGCGACGCCGGGGAGGCGGAGGGCGGTTACGCGGTCGGAGTCGCAGGAGACGCCGGTCCAGTTGCATGGAGAGGTTTGTTTGGTGTTCCAGAGGAATGTGCGGCCGCCGAGGGAGGAGCGGAGGGAGAGGAGGGCGGATTTGTCGGCGGCGAGTTCTTGGAGTGAGGGAGGAGGTAGAGAGAGGAGGAGAATCGAGAGGACGAGGAGGAGGGAGAGAGTCGACATTAGAAACCCTAGAAAGCTCTCTCTGAACAAGGAAGGTTGTGAGTGAAGTGAAGAGTAGTCAACACTTATCAGTCAATCTCTCCTCTTTTTCttcccattttttttaaaaaaatttaatatttaattttaaagagCTTCGGTATGTGACAAAAACGACATTTCTAATGCAACAGTGACATATGTCATTCTCTGCTTGGTTAAATATGTGATTGCAATGGATCATATTGTAGAGTATCCTATGTAACATGTTTAGCAGTATTTGTCTTTATCTAAGCTGCATTATTAGTCTTTTTAACAccattttcaaaatattgaGATGAATTCACTCCCgtttctctctttttatatTCATAAACTGCTAAACTGCTGGAAATGCTCTAGTTTCATAAACTGCTAAAACTGTTGcgaaattattaatattttagtcATCTTTCATGTATTAAAGAAATGTTTGTGAAATTAAGTGTAACATAAAGAAATTAGCAAGTGGGTGAGTATAGTTGGGGGGACAGATATTAAACTAATACTACAAGAGAAATGGAATCCAAAAAAGTTTAGTA
This region of Brassica napus cultivar Da-Ae chromosome C5, Da-Ae, whole genome shotgun sequence genomic DNA includes:
- the LOC106452027 gene encoding probable serine/threonine protein kinase IREH1, whose product is MVFKNKLFFSSKKSGSSSPDSSNSPRSVGSNSPNPSDKKKSKSASKDESPISSPSSLGGFGCKQASSIKDGLKKNKGKEVPSPHSIGKSNLSPKNEGGPAFVSPIMASSLGLNRIKTRSGPLPRESVFNFRSDEKTPPLLCTSKLSKMATDTGSGSGSGSATSGFGSGDKKKEAGSVMLRFEENMSRAQASDRDSSMSPDTGGPPKSLSPTLPPSGSRLQNAASSSGAGRSGPIKSSDFCTPENSYEWENPKESESPRYQALLRMTSAPRKRFPGDIKSFSHELNSKGVRPFPLWKPRRSNNVEEILVLIRAKFDKAKEEVNSDLKVFAADLVGILEKNAESHPEWEETFEDLLILARSCAMTTPGDFWLQCEGIVQDLDDRRQELPQGVLKQLHTRMLFILTRCTRLLQFHKESWGEEEQVVQLRQSRVLHSIEKIPPSGPGRSSSAAKVLKMPPSTKKAYSQEQRGLQWKEDVVVRSVPPLSPPENDVLKESESPANIDRMSSWKKLPSPVLKTVKEAPALEEQNHNKVEPSNLVRNRHAAVSTLSGPPAKDSHEHSPKHRHNISWGYWGEQPLVSEESSIMCRICEEEVPTTHVEDHSRICTLADKYDQKGLSVDERLMAVAGTLDKIAETFRHKDSLAAGESPDGMKVSNSNLTQECDVLSPRLSDWSRRGSEDMLDCLPETDNSVFMDDLRGLPLMSCKTRFGSKSDQGMTTSSASSMTPRSPIPTPRPDPIEMILGGKGTFHDHDEYPQMSELADIAKCAADAIPGDEQSIPFLLSCLGDLRVVIDRSKFDALTVETFGTRIEKLIREKYLQICELLDDEKVDLSSTVIDEDAPLEDDVVRGLRTSPVHPRDRTSIDDFEIIKPISRGAFGRVFLAKKKATGDLFAIKVLKKADMIRKNAVESILAERDILINVRNPFVVRFFYSFTCRDNLYLVMEYLNGGDLYSLLRNLGCLEEDIVRVYIAEVVLALEYLHSEGVVHRDLKPDNLLIAHDGHIKLTDFGLSKVGLINSTDDLSGPGISLLDEEESRLPTSEHQLERRKKRSAVGTPDYLAPEILLGTGHAATADWWSVGIILFELIVGIPPFNAEQPQQIFDNILNRNIPWPHVPEEMSAEAHDIIDRFLTEDPHLRLGARGAAEVKQHVFFKDINWDTLARQKAAFVPASESAIDTSYFRSRYSWNTSDEQFFPSGEVQDYSDADSLSGSSGCSSSGHEEGEVEESDGQAESESGVPVDYSFSNFSFKNLSQLASINYDLLSKGWKDEPQPNSRPK
- the LOC106435970 gene encoding probable inactive receptor kinase RLK902, with product MSTLSLLLVLSILLLSLPPPSLQELAADKSALLSLRSSLGGRTFLWNTKQTSPCNWTGVSCDSDRVTALRLPGVALSGQIPEGIFGNLTNLRTLSLRLNALTGTLPLDLGSCSDLRRLYLQGNRFSGEIPEVLFSLSNLVRLDLGDNGFSGEISSGFKNLTRLKTLYLENNKLSGPLVDMGLGLDQFNVSNNLLNGSIPKSLQRFDSDSFLGTSLCGKPLGVCNNEGTVPSQPISVGNIPGSDGKREKGKLSGGAIAGIVIGCVVVFFVVVMILMALFGNKKGSDRTRDVDLGRTTKQLDIESPGEKAAVEAATESGYEAAVTGNAEVNGSGTTRKLVFFGNATKVFELEDLLRASAEVLGKGTFGTAYKAVLDAATMVAVKRLKDVTMADREFKEKIEVVGAMDHENLVPLRAYYYSGDEKLLVYDFMPIGSLSALLHGNKGAGRSPLDWEVRSRIALGAARGLDYLHSQDPLTSHGNVKSSNILLTNSHDARLSDFGLAQLVGSSTTTTNRVTGYRAPEVTDPRRVSQKADVYSFGVVLLELLTGKAPSNSVMNEEGMDLARWVHSVGKEAWRSEVFDSELMSLETVVEGEMEEMLQLGIECTEQHPDKRPVMVEVVRRIQELRQSGSDQVL